GCGTCCGGAAGACTTCGAGCCGCCACTCCTCCCCGGCTAGCCAGGCAATAACGCGGGCCTCGATCGCAGAGAAGTCGGCCACGACCAAGCGATGACCGGGGGAAGGGATGAACGAGGTTCGGATGAGCTGAGACAGTGTATTCGGAACGTTCCCATAGATCAGTTTCAGCGCGTCCACTTTCCGCTCTTTGACAAGGTCTCTTGCATGGGACAGTGTTTCCAGGTAGTTGCGCGGGAGGTTCTGCACCTGAACCAGCCGGCCAGCCCACCGCCCGGTCCGGTTGGCGCCGTAGAACTGCAGCAGTCCCCGGATCCGGCCATCCAAGCAAACCGCCTCGCGCATGGCTTGATACTTCTTGACGCTCGTCTTGGAAAGCTCCTGGCGGATCTCCAGGACGCGCTTCGCCTTTCCGTCGTCAATTGATTCAATCAGCTTTGAGACCGTGCCCTTCTGCAGGTTGTCTATCTCTTCGCCGATCTCCTCGGTGAGCCACTCGGTCAGTTGTTTTACGCTCTTGGGGTTCTCCAGCCCGGACAGCCGGACGGCTTCCTCCATCAGCTCCGCTGTCACGATTTCATCGATAGCGATGGCCCCTTCCACAACGCCCATGTCCACGGCCACGCCGTAGGCATTAATCCGTTGATCCAGCTCCCACAACCTTTGCTCTTTCTCCGGGACCGGGAACGCCGCCAGTCGGCGTTCGATCTCCATTTCCGTCACCACGTCCTGAGCGCAGTATTGCTTAAACAGTTGCCACTTCTCCGGCTCATGGTGCGGAAGGGTTCGCGTGCGGAATCCGTTTGACTTAGTGGGTTTACAAGGCGTGCAGAACAGGCGAATGAGTGCTGCACCGACGCTCATTTTCCGTTTATCCTCGGGCAACCCCAGAGCGGCAGCAGTCGCGGCCAGGCCGGCGGTGTACCCACAATACAACCCGTGTACCATGGTGCAGCGCCACTGCTCCAGCGGTGAGTACCAAAACTTGTTGATGCAATACCACTCAAACGCGGCGTTATATGCGTGCTTGATGACGAACGGGTCAGCCAGCGCGGCGACAACATCGGCCGGCAGCTGTTCCCCCTGGGCGAGATCCACGACGTGTACGGGACCGTAGTCGAAAGAGTAGGCAAACAAAAGGATTTGAAAATCGGGGGCCTGTACGTACCGGTATAGGCCCGCTTTTGTAATGTCTACGCTGCTGAACGTTTCGATATCAATACTGAGATGTTTTATTCGAGCTCCGTTCGTGTCGTCCGCTTGCTGTACCGGATCCTGAATCAGTTGTTCCCGTTCACATCGAGCCAATATGAAGTCGAAAAATCGCTCGGCGCTGTCTGGATGTTTCCACACCCAGGGAAACGCAAAATATTCGTGATACCGTTGGAAGTAATCAACCTTCTGCGGGCCCCAGCTGGTCGGCCCGTCTTTCTCGACGTACCCTGAATCGCAAAATCCCATTACGTATTCGTCTCCGGTTTGGATCACAGCAAAATATGAGCTCCAATGTGTGCGATGGTATCCGACGCACTCGCCGTCGAATAATTTGGATAGTTTTACGAATATCGGGTCATCTGGATTACACCGCATGGTTTTCTGCAAATCTTTGTATTCCTGTTCGTTCACGGATCATTTCCTCCTCTCCTTGGGGTGGGTGGGAAAGGGGTTCTTTCGAACCCCTTTTCTACTTTTACAACCCCATAATTCCGCCTTGCAGCGGTTTTCCAGTAATCGGGTCAATCTGCACCGGGGCGGCCGGTTGCCGCGGATAGGCTTGAGGAGGATACGTGGGAGTCGGATAACTCGGGTATACGGGGGGTTGTTCGGCCGGAGCTGGTGGATATCCCGGGTATGCCGGCGGCTGCCCAGTTGGAGTCGGTGAATATCCTGGGTATGCCGGGGACGTCGGCTGTGTGACCTGCGCAGCGCCGAACGCCTCTTCGGCCGTCGGAGCGCGTCCGCCAAGTGGTTCACCGTCCGCCACTTTTTGCACCGGGCCAAGGCCAGCGCCAATTCCGCGGTTTCCGTTTCGGTTGAACGCGAAGAAATTGACGCATACCTTTGCGAACATGCCGGAGTAGATCTCAGTCGGGTTAATGATTTGATTTAGATTCAAGTCCACGATATCGACGGGATCTCTGCTGGAAGC
The DNA window shown above is from Thermicanus aegyptius DSM 12793 and carries:
- a CDS encoding DNA polymerase gives rise to the protein MKHLSIDIETFSSVDITKAGLYRYVQAPDFQILLFAYSFDYGPVHVVDLAQGEQLPADVVAALADPFVIKHAYNAAFEWYCINKFWYSPLEQWRCTMVHGLYCGYTAGLAATAAALGLPEDKRKMSVGAALIRLFCTPCKPTKSNGFRTRTLPHHEPEKWQLFKQYCAQDVVTEMEIERRLAAFPVPEKEQRLWELDQRINAYGVAVDMGVVEGAIAIDEIVTAELMEEAVRLSGLENPKSVKQLTEWLTEEIGEEIDNLQKGTVSKLIESIDDGKAKRVLEIRQELSKTSVKKYQAMREAVCLDGRIRGLLQFYGANRTGRWAGRLVQVQNLPRNYLETLSHARDLVKERKVDALKLIYGNVPNTLSQLIRTSFIPSPGHRLVVADFSAIEARVIAWLAGEEWRLEVFRTHGKIYEASASQMFGVPIEEITKGSDLRQKGKVAELALGYQGGPGALINMGALEMGLTEDELPDIVYRWRNANRRIVDLWYSLENAALEVMRTGQPVGIRGLLLSREGDLANGQDFLTTTLPSGRKLFYARPFLNQNELGKEALYYHGVNQKTRKWEIVSTYGGKLTENIVQAISRDCLAEAMMRLTSKEYKIVMHVHDEVVLEVSEELADVKTVEDIMSAPIDWAPGLPLKAAGFAADYYMKD
- a CDS encoding DUF2815 family protein, coding for MALKPTTITTGNVRLSYVHLTRPFAREGQEPRYSVTILLPKSDVATKQRIDAAIEAAIQEGVSKVWNGVRPPQIKTPIYDGDGVRPNGEQFGPECKGHWVFTASSRDPVDIVDLNLNQIINPTEIYSGMFAKVCVNFFAFNRNGNRGIGAGLGPVQKVADGEPLGGRAPTAEEAFGAAQVTQPTSPAYPGYSPTPTGQPPAYPGYPPAPAEQPPVYPSYPTPTYPPQAYPRQPAAPVQIDPITGKPLQGGIMGL